The candidate division KSB1 bacterium genome has a segment encoding these proteins:
- the rsmD gene encoding 16S rRNA (guanine(966)-N(2))-methyltransferase RsmD: protein MRIIAGTKRGIRLTSFKNNSVRPTTDRTKEVIFNVLRNHIEGSLVLDIFSGTGSLGIEALSRGAAKAVFIDNDRNAQKILQDNLGKSDFCEFSELINLPAKHGLKKLSNANQKFDLIFADPPYKGDLAKEAIQLIEYYDLLGSDGWLTIEHSDKTNLVKVSEKYTLQSLRRQGDTQLSFYQNV, encoded by the coding sequence ATGAGGATAATCGCCGGTACTAAAAGAGGGATCCGTTTAACTTCCTTTAAAAACAACAGCGTTAGACCGACCACTGATCGCACAAAGGAAGTGATTTTCAATGTTTTAAGAAATCACATCGAGGGCAGCCTTGTTCTCGACATTTTTTCCGGAACTGGAAGTTTAGGAATCGAAGCCTTGAGCCGTGGGGCGGCCAAGGCTGTTTTTATTGATAATGACAGAAATGCACAAAAAATTCTGCAAGATAATTTAGGCAAGTCAGATTTTTGTGAGTTCAGTGAATTAATTAACCTGCCTGCGAAGCACGGACTAAAAAAATTATCAAACGCTAATCAAAAGTTCGATTTGATTTTCGCAGATCCGCCATATAAAGGAGATTTGGCTAAAGAAGCAATCCAGCTAATTGAATACTATGATCTTCTTGGTTCAGACGGCTGGCTAACGATTGAACATAGTGACAAAACTAATTTAGTAAAAGTCTCAGAAAAATATACCTTGCAATCGCTAAGAAGGCAAGGCGACACCCAACTTTCTTTCTATCAAAATGTCTAA
- the coaD gene encoding pantetheine-phosphate adenylyltransferase: MSNVGKLAIYPGTFDPITNGHLDIIQRAVNLFDRVIVGVTTNPAKTPLFSAGERADMIQKSVSNMASVEVEHFDGLLMDYAKKKAANVVVRGLRAITDFEFEFQMALVNRRLAEHIVTVFLMPNEKYTYLNSTIVKEVAKFGGDVGSFVSKDVDERLRKKFNHS, translated from the coding sequence ATGTCTAATGTCGGAAAGCTCGCGATCTATCCCGGCACCTTTGATCCCATCACCAATGGCCATCTGGATATAATTCAACGCGCAGTTAATTTGTTTGACAGAGTTATTGTCGGAGTTACAACCAATCCGGCAAAGACGCCGTTATTCAGCGCCGGTGAACGCGCTGATATGATTCAAAAGTCCGTTTCGAATATGGCAAGTGTTGAGGTTGAACATTTTGACGGTCTTTTAATGGATTACGCCAAAAAGAAAGCGGCAAATGTGGTTGTAAGAGGACTCCGGGCCATCACGGATTTTGAATTTGAGTTTCAGATGGCGCTGGTAAACCGCAGGCTGGCTGAACATATCGTCACTGTTTTTTTAATGCCAAATGAGAAGTACACTTATTTGAATTCTACAATCGTGAAAGAAGTGGCAAAGTTTGGCGGTGATGTGGGCTCTTTTGTGTCAAAAGATGTTGATGAGCGTCTGAGAAAGAAGTTCAATCACTCATGA
- the pta gene encoding phosphate acetyltransferase → MNFINEIRGRAKKTNKKIVFPEGSQARVLKAAEFLTQNEILRCVILGNEEKIKQIASEKNLILAGLEIIDPLKSHHFKKYSEVYFNLRKEKGVTPEQSRETIGSLLYFAAMMVRTGECSGTVAGSVYTTGDVLRAAIQVIGIAEDISLVSSTFEMVLQDGTVLTYADCAVVPQPDSAQLADIAISSAQTHRELTGEEPVVALLSYSTKGTAKHEMIEKVQNALEIAKTKAPYLKIDGELQADAALVESIAKRKSPHSVVAGQANVLVFPDLNAGNIAYKLTERLAGAQAIGPILQGLAKPANDLSRGCSWNDIVDVACICAVKN, encoded by the coding sequence ATGAACTTCATAAATGAGATTCGAGGCAGAGCAAAAAAAACAAACAAAAAGATTGTCTTTCCTGAGGGTTCGCAAGCTCGAGTTCTCAAAGCGGCTGAATTTCTGACTCAAAATGAGATTTTAAGATGTGTGATCTTAGGAAATGAAGAGAAAATAAAACAGATTGCCTCCGAGAAGAATCTCATTTTGGCCGGCCTGGAGATTATCGACCCTTTAAAATCGCATCATTTTAAAAAATATTCTGAAGTCTACTTTAATCTCCGAAAAGAAAAAGGGGTAACGCCAGAGCAAAGCCGGGAAACAATCGGCTCCCTACTTTATTTCGCAGCGATGATGGTACGCACCGGGGAATGTTCTGGTACCGTTGCCGGAAGTGTTTATACGACCGGAGATGTTTTAAGAGCGGCGATTCAGGTTATCGGCATCGCTGAGGATATTTCACTGGTCTCAAGCACTTTTGAAATGGTTTTGCAAGACGGTACAGTTCTAACTTATGCAGACTGCGCCGTAGTTCCTCAGCCGGATTCAGCGCAGTTGGCAGATATTGCCATTTCATCGGCACAGACACACCGCGAGCTAACCGGAGAGGAACCGGTGGTGGCGCTTTTGTCTTATTCAACTAAGGGAACCGCCAAACACGAGATGATCGAAAAAGTTCAGAATGCTCTAGAGATTGCGAAGACCAAAGCACCGTACCTGAAAATAGACGGCGAGTTGCAGGCAGATGCTGCGCTTGTGGAATCAATCGCAAAAAGAAAATCGCCGCACAGCGTCGTTGCCGGGCAGGCGAATGTTTTGGTTTTCCCGGATTTGAACGCTGGGAATATCGCGTATAAATTAACTGAGCGGTTGGCAGGCGCTCAAGCGATCGGGCCGATTTTACAGGGGTTGGCAAAACCGGCCAACGATCTTTCCCGCGGATGCAGTTGGAACGATATCGTAGATGTAGCGTGTATTTGTGCGGTGAAGAATTAG
- a CDS encoding DUF5615 family PIN-like protein: MKFFCDNNISHRIAKALFILAQPTEVIHLTDKFPTNTPDEEWIFKMKQEGYVIISGDSKIAKRPHQKKALIDSKLTVFFLAKGLDET, encoded by the coding sequence ATGAAGTTCTTCTGTGATAATAACATTTCTCACAGAATCGCAAAAGCTCTCTTTATACTGGCGCAACCAACTGAAGTCATTCATTTGACTGACAAATTCCCTACGAACACTCCTGACGAAGAATGGATTTTTAAGATGAAGCAAGAGGGCTATGTAATAATATCTGGCGATTCAAAAATTGCCAAAAGACCTCATCAAAAAAAAGCACTAATTGATTCTAAATTGACGGTGTTTTTCCTAGCAAAAGGGCTGGATGAGACTTAA
- a CDS encoding pyridoxal phosphate-dependent aminotransferase, whose translation MSFAQRSQKVQASQTMAISALVDSLRREGKDILDLGAGEPDFDTPDVIKEAGIRAIQEGFTKYTPASGTLELKKAICEKIKTGYGIEYSPPQILVTCGAKHAVVNVLLALCEQGDEVIIPAPYWTSYPEQVRFVDATPVILETDESTDFKISPKQLEDAVNPNTKLLILNSPSNPTGSIYSRSELSGLAEVIKKHKFHVLSDEIYDKIIYDGLNHVSLAAFTELRDRVILVNGVSKSYAMTGWRIGYMAGNSELIKAAAKIQSHTTSNPCSISQQASIAALQADDAIVAEMVRAFDRRRKYLAEQLTAIPKIKCNLPQGAFYVFPNVSGYFGCKYNGKTIENSMDFCSFLLQEAGVAFVPGEAFGSSRNVRISYATSMENLRETISRLRRALVSIEK comes from the coding sequence ATCTCTTTCGCACAAAGAAGTCAAAAAGTTCAGGCGTCACAGACAATGGCCATTAGCGCCTTAGTCGATTCACTTCGCCGCGAAGGCAAGGATATTTTAGATTTGGGTGCGGGCGAGCCCGATTTCGACACCCCGGATGTGATAAAAGAAGCGGGCATTAGAGCCATTCAGGAAGGTTTCACGAAGTATACGCCTGCGTCCGGAACGCTCGAATTAAAAAAGGCAATTTGTGAGAAAATCAAGACTGGCTACGGAATTGAATATTCGCCTCCTCAAATTCTGGTCACCTGTGGCGCCAAGCACGCCGTCGTTAATGTACTCTTAGCCCTTTGCGAGCAAGGCGATGAAGTCATCATTCCGGCGCCTTACTGGACCAGCTATCCCGAGCAAGTAAGATTTGTAGATGCAACTCCAGTGATTCTCGAAACCGACGAAAGCACCGATTTCAAAATAAGTCCGAAACAGCTTGAAGACGCAGTGAACCCAAACACCAAATTACTAATTCTGAACAGTCCAAGTAATCCGACCGGCTCGATTTACTCTCGGTCTGAACTTTCCGGCTTAGCAGAAGTAATTAAGAAGCACAAATTCCATGTTTTATCCGATGAAATTTATGATAAAATAATTTACGATGGTTTAAATCACGTGAGTTTAGCGGCGTTTACGGAATTACGAGATCGGGTGATTTTGGTCAATGGCGTCTCAAAATCATACGCCATGACCGGCTGGCGGATCGGGTACATGGCTGGTAATAGTGAGCTTATCAAAGCCGCAGCTAAGATTCAGAGTCACACGACTTCGAATCCATGTTCGATTTCACAACAGGCAAGTATCGCAGCCTTGCAGGCGGATGACGCCATCGTGGCCGAAATGGTGCGTGCTTTCGATCGCCGGCGTAAATATCTGGCAGAGCAATTGACTGCCATTCCGAAGATCAAATGTAATTTGCCGCAGGGCGCTTTTTATGTGTTTCCGAATGTTTCCGGTTATTTTGGTTGTAAATATAATGGCAAGACAATTGAAAATTCGATGGACTTTTGTTCTTTTCTTTTACAGGAAGCCGGAGTCGCGTTTGTTCCAGGCGAAGCTTTTGGCTCAAGCAGAAATGTCCGGATTTCATATGCCACCTCAATGGAAAATCTTCGAGAAACAATTTCGCGGCTTAGGCGTGCTTTAGTATCAATTGAGAAATAA